TTCAAATTTACCAATAAAATCCACATCTATTAATTCTTCATTATTTTTCAACCAATCTAATTGCGACTGAAACATAATTGGGTTATCATAATAATAGTAGTCTTTCTTATTCCCATAAGTACACTCCACCCATTCATTAAATCCAATGGGACTATTTAGCATATTACATTGGTTAGTTTTCACTCTATATTTATAATGAGAAACAACTTTATCCCAAGGATTCCTAACAAACGCAAATTTATATGCACTCTCCCATTCATTTGAATTAATAAGTCTCACTAGTTGTTTTACTGTTAAATGTTTTTTCTTAGACAAACCAATTACCTCTGCAATACTAGTCCCTCCGGTTTTATTTATATGAATAAAAACATAATTTCTTTTCCCACCTTTTCTTAATGGATTATCATTATTACCGACTATTCTTGTTATAATATCCTTAAGCATAAAGAACCATTTAAAATACTTAAATACACTTTCTCACAACCAATACAAGACTTAATTAGACACCCATTTCTGCTTAATTACCTATTTTCTCATCTGCAAGCTACAGCAATAATCAATCTAAGTAGAAAGTATTCTCAATAGAAGATAGGTTGGTTTCCATGATAAATAGAACTAATAGCTAACTACTGCCTGAAAAAATAGTAGAAACTCTAATAATTTGAATCACATAGCTTTTATAACAGATTTAGTCTGGTTTATAGCTTTTATGAAAACCTTAACACGAATAGATCATAAAGACAAACTTTTTACCTCAATCGTTCGCGCTGCATATTATCTGGTTCTTTGACCTATTTAAAGACTGGTCAACGATAAGCTTGTAGGAGTTACCCGTCTTAATTAGATAACAACAGCAAATGCTTCTCCACTTTATTTGTTTTTACCATTGCCTGAAACTTGGTATCACCGAACAATAGCTTACGTAACTTTACAAATAAAAAAGCATGTACTCAATACAGGATTTTGGATAACACACTGCTACCGTTACTCACTTTTACAGTTTCTTTATTGTGTGCAAATTAACAACGGAATAGTGTGATGAATATTGGTTAAGAAAGTTAAAGGTTGCTGATGTAGGTTTGTACGTGAGAATGATTTAGTCCTCTATGATTTTTTCTGCTAATTGAAAACGCACTTAACAAAAGTGTTAACCTGCTACTAAATTGATTATAAGCGCTTTTCGCATCAGTCTGTAGAGAGTAATACCATTTACATGTCTTACCATTTATGAAACACCTTACTTTTGAGCAACGGCAAGTAATTTTGGAGGGCATCCGTAACCATAAAACGGATGCTGCCATTGCCCGTGAAATTGGGGTACATCGCAGTACGGTAGGGCGTGAAATAAAAAGAAATGGAGGAAGAAAGT
This portion of the Limibacter armeniacum genome encodes:
- a CDS encoding sulfotransferase family 2 domain-containing protein, with translation MLKDIITRIVGNNDNPLRKGGKRNYVFIHINKTGGTSIAEVIGLSKKKHLTVKQLVRLINSNEWESAYKFAFVRNPWDKVVSHYKYRVKTNQCNMLNSPIGFNEWVECTYGNKKDYYYYDNPIMFQSQLDWLKNNEELIDVDFIGKFERIVDDFKIVANNIGLENCDLPHLNKTKKVNYRDYYNDNTAGIIERHFKEDIMKFGYEY